The proteins below are encoded in one region of Nitrospirae bacterium YQR-1:
- a CDS encoding serine protease, with amino-acid sequence MKLFVLCFLLVIFIVPCFAGDDVRYREQADGSFLRCEGKGKEKICKIITLATKNKEEESLKDNNFQYVETPVHTVYKCLGVGTKYLKCVPAEPGATGRPMNEVLYKKPSQEIVYYDDTKPKEAGNKDRPVDVAKRVIESKKSNYSKKENTEAIEVKKSNYPVVNSCGYALSCGINYSLVLDLKNADIVAVFKLLSQESGCNIVVDSDVRGTTTFQVKDALWYQVMEIILKTNYPALACEARGNAIRIALRTTLDVERSPQYSKVDKEEEKENERKLREFWYTVKVDIEQSQSKIKIPAGLKTTELIKIVEPAVVTVYAGTNMGTGFLISPNGLLITNYHVVGDALRKGYNVFQIRLAGDRVTKAIYLKGSDIMDLALLGINERR; translated from the coding sequence ATGAAATTGTTTGTGCTATGCTTTTTATTAGTAATTTTTATTGTCCCTTGTTTTGCTGGAGATGATGTTCGATATAGAGAACAAGCAGATGGCAGCTTTCTGAGATGTGAAGGCAAAGGCAAGGAAAAGATATGCAAAATAATTACGCTGGCGACAAAAAATAAAGAGGAGGAGAGCTTAAAGGATAATAATTTTCAATACGTAGAAACTCCAGTCCATACGGTTTATAAGTGTTTAGGGGTTGGCACTAAATATCTAAAATGTGTACCCGCTGAGCCCGGAGCTACCGGCCGCCCCATGAATGAGGTGTTATACAAAAAACCATCTCAAGAGATCGTTTATTATGATGATACTAAACCCAAAGAAGCAGGGAATAAAGACCGGCCTGTTGATGTAGCCAAGAGGGTAATTGAGAGCAAGAAGAGTAATTACTCTAAGAAGGAAAACACAGAAGCAATCGAGGTTAAAAAGAGTAATTATCCTGTTGTAAATTCATGTGGTTATGCTTTGTCCTGCGGCATAAACTACTCTTTGGTTCTGGATTTAAAAAATGCGGATATAGTAGCAGTGTTTAAACTTCTTTCACAGGAAAGCGGCTGTAATATAGTAGTGGATTCAGATGTAAGAGGCACAACCACTTTCCAGGTAAAAGATGCACTTTGGTATCAAGTTATGGAAATTATACTAAAAACTAATTATCCTGCGCTTGCTTGTGAAGCAAGAGGCAATGCAATAAGGATTGCACTACGAACTACCCTTGACGTTGAACGGTCACCGCAATATTCTAAAGTTGATAAGGAAGAGGAAAAAGAAAATGAAAGAAAATTGAGAGAATTCTGGTATACAGTAAAAGTAGACATTGAACAATCTCAAAGCAAAATAAAAATCCCGGCTGGTTTAAAAACAACTGAATTAATAAAAATTGTTGAGCCCGCTGTTGTTACTGTTTATGCAGGCACGAACATGGGTACTGGTTTTCTTATAAGTCCTAACGGTTTACTAATAACTAACTATCATGTTGTTGGTGATGCCTTAAGAAAAGGCTATAATGTTTTTCAAATTAGATTGGCCGGGGATAGAGTTACAAAAGCAATTTATCTTAAGGGTAGCGATATTATGGACTTAGCATTGCTTGGTATAAATGAAAGACGGTAA
- a CDS encoding DUF3391 domain-containing protein produces MKQKISVDELKVGMFLEDIDASWKQTPFLVHRFLIKSDEQIRKIKTAGITHVFIDPSKTTAKISVNVSEEIDKINFIKKEAILNVSGPVEMEEAVLFQKEAAADVAAELPYTKEDLDKYYNAINKFSHIDKTTLVKDTYIKFPLYVKKSLEIVPLIAFNNKDLLITDELLNTEGDFLIDRNDKNKYQGYLQELLDLVSPSVSKEVLRNIVLREESKMLMEEFLMDPRSGEKIKGCRRNIEMITNSMRENNSLTNGLFTINKSDYYTYTHCINVSVLAVGIALNLGIDKEDEIFALAMGGMLHDIGKSKIPNSILNKPTKLTDDEFKIMKAHVVLGQKLLSFHKDIPANTVYALSEHHEKMTGKGYPNGLRAADIHFAGKVVTMADVYDALTTARPYKKALGTFEALSIVRSQLEDYDKEIFFNFVKMLGK; encoded by the coding sequence GTGAAGCAAAAAATTAGTGTTGATGAACTGAAAGTAGGCATGTTTTTAGAGGACATAGACGCCTCATGGAAGCAAACCCCTTTTTTAGTACATCGTTTTCTTATAAAATCGGATGAACAAATAAGAAAGATAAAAACTGCAGGGATTACTCATGTTTTCATAGACCCTTCTAAGACCACAGCAAAAATATCAGTAAATGTATCAGAGGAAATAGATAAAATTAATTTTATAAAAAAGGAAGCAATATTAAATGTCAGCGGCCCGGTTGAAATGGAAGAAGCTGTATTATTTCAAAAGGAAGCAGCCGCAGATGTAGCGGCAGAGTTGCCTTATACTAAAGAAGACCTTGACAAATATTACAATGCGATAAACAAATTCAGCCACATTGATAAAACTACTTTGGTAAAGGATACTTACATAAAATTTCCCTTGTATGTGAAGAAAAGTCTTGAGATTGTGCCGCTAATAGCCTTTAATAATAAGGATTTGCTCATAACAGATGAATTATTAAATACTGAAGGTGACTTTCTGATAGACCGTAATGATAAGAATAAATATCAGGGATACCTTCAGGAGCTTCTGGATTTAGTGTCACCAAGTGTTTCTAAGGAGGTGCTTAGAAACATAGTGCTAAGGGAAGAGTCCAAAATGCTGATGGAGGAGTTTCTCATGGATCCCCGAAGCGGGGAGAAAATCAAAGGCTGCAGACGTAACATTGAGATGATTACCAACAGTATGCGTGAAAACAACTCATTAACAAACGGGCTTTTTACAATTAATAAGTCTGATTACTATACCTACACTCATTGCATAAATGTAAGCGTCTTAGCGGTGGGTATTGCTTTGAACTTAGGTATAGATAAAGAGGATGAAATATTTGCACTGGCAATGGGAGGGATGCTTCACGATATCGGCAAGAGTAAGATTCCCAATTCAATTCTAAACAAACCTACCAAGCTTACTGACGACGAGTTCAAAATAATGAAGGCTCATGTTGTTTTAGGCCAAAAGCTTTTAAGTTTTCACAAGGACATCCCCGCAAATACGGTTTACGCACTAAGCGAACATCATGAGAAGATGACCGGTAAGGGATACCCTAATGGTCTCAGAGCTGCTGATATCCATTTTGCAGGAAAAGTAGTGACCATGGCTGATGTCTATGACGCTCTGACCACAGCCCGTCCGTACAAAAAAGCACTGGGCACATTTGAAGCTTTGTCTATAGTTCGAAGCCAGCTTGAGGATTATGACAAAGAGATATTTTTTAATTTTGTAAAGATGCTTGGAAAGTGA